CGGCTCCGCGCAGGGCTACCGCCGCCAGGCCCTGGCCGCGGTAGCCGCGCTCGACCAGGATGCAGGTGACCCGGTAGTCGGGCAGTCGCTCGGCGGTGGCGAGGTACTCCTTGCGGTGCTGGATGCCGGGCAGCTCCTCGGGTGATCCGTACTCCGCCCAGGCCACGGCGCGGTCGCCGTCGTAGACCAGAGCCGCGTGCGCGATCCCCTCGGCCACCAGTCGTTGCTTGAGCGCCCGGTTCCCCTCGGCGCTCTGCCCCTTCTCCGCGCAGTCAGGGTGGAAGTGCGTGCACCAGCAGCTGGCGAACATGCCCTTGTTCCGCTCGACGAGACCAGCGAAGTCGTCGAATGTCTCCGGCGTGAGCGCCTTGATCGTGAAGTCGGACACGGCGGCAACGTACACCCGATTGCGGACGTTCGGCGTCCTGTAGCTCACGCCGCCAGGCGGGCGGCAACCCTGCGCTGGGTGCGCCAACTCACGACGCCGGCCGTCCGAGGGTGGCCGCGACCAGAGGACGAGCGGTCGAATCCGCTCGGCCGAGATGGGCTGTTTCGTCAACAAATACAGAGATTGTCCGGCTTCCTCTGACTCGGTCCAGGGCCTACTCTCGCGCGCACAGGCTGGTGGCGACAGGGGGAACCCCGATGACAAGTGGACACAGAGGAGCGCACCGTTCCCGGTCGCACCGTTCCGTCCTGATCGCCGCCGTCGTCGTCGCTGCCCTCGCTGTCGCGGGGATCGCGTGGGCCGTCCTCCCGTCTCGAGACGGCACGAGCCGGCACGCCGTCCAGGGGTCCCCGAGCAAGAAGCCGGCGTCCACGCCCGCAACGACGAAGAAGAACAAGAACGCCCCCGCGAGGGCCGACCAGCCCGGCGGCGCCGGTTCCCGGATACCCAAGCAGGTGACCGAGGATCTGCGCGCGTGCAAGGCAGCGGCCGACAACGCCACCGCAGCGGCCAGGGGTGCGCGAGTGGCTGTCGGTGACTGGGCCGCCCACATCCAGGCCATGAAGGACGAGCAGAGCGGGAAGAACACCGAGGCGCAGACCAAGGCGATCTGGACCAGGACCCGCCTGGCCGGGCCAGGTCATGTCTCCGCCTTCACAGCGGCCGACCAGGCGTTCCGGCCGGCCCGCGAGGCATGCACGAAGGTCGACACCGCACCCCTCACCGCGCGGCAGAAGGCGAGCGTCGAGGTCTGCCGTACCTACACCGACGAGGCCGACAAGGCAGTCGGCGCCGCCCGCGCCAGCGTCGCCGAGTGGAAGGCGCACCTCCGGGCCATGGCCGACCGGCGGGCCGGGCGACTCGACTCCGGAGTCGCGATGCACAAATGGATGTCGGCGTACGAGAAAGCGCCGTTCCGGATCAGCGCCTACAAGCGGGCCGACCAGGACCTCCGGCAAGTCAAGCCCTGCCGCCTGGACTGACCCCGTCCGCCTGCAAGACGTACCTGACCAGATGCAACCAACATCGAGCCGAGCGGTGCGGAGACGCTCCGGCGCGTGTCACCCTGTGGCCGAAGGCAAGACGGCTCCGTCCTTTGAGGGATTGATCATCAGATGACCACAGTGGCCAACGCCGATGTCGTGTCGCCCAGCGGCGAAGACCTCACCCAACAGGAACGCGACTACCTCTTCGACGTCAACGGTTTCCGCGTCCTCCGTGGTGCGCTCAGCGGAGAACAACTGCGGGAGATCAACGCCTGGGTCGACGCGCAGGACCTCGCCGCCCTGCGTCCAGGGGAATGGATCGGCGACGTCGAGGTGCACACCTACGGCGCCGAGGACGGCATCAACTTCCAGAACATCGTCGAAGGAGGCCCGGCCTTCGAGGAGCTGATCGACCACCCGTCGTGGATCGAGGAGGTGCGGCGCTACATCATCTCCGGCGCGCACCGGCAGATGCGGATCGACGAGTGCTTCCTGAACATCCGGCGCAGCGGCGGCTACATCCCGATCCATTCCGGCGGCGACAACGTACGGTTCAGCGGGCTGTTCCGCTGGCACAACGGCAACTGGGCGGTCGGCCAGATCAACATCCTGATGGCGCTGACCGACATCGGTGCCGGCGATGGCGCGACGACGATCGTGCCAGGCAGCCACAAGGCACACAGCGTGCATCCGCACAACGACTGGAACGCCGGACACAGCGCGGACCAGGCGATCGGCATGCAGGAGGTACACCTGAAGGCCGGTGACGCACTGATGTTCACCGACGGGATCTGCCACGGTTCGATGCCGCGTACGAATCCGGGCGAGCGGCGGGTGCTGATCTACCGGTACGCACCGCACCTGCTGGCGCCCCGCATGAACTACCTGCCGTCGGAGGAGCTGATAGCTCGCCTGACTCCGGACCGCCGCGCGATGGTGATGCCGACGGCACCCCGGATGCGCCCCGGACGGACGTTGGCCGCCGAAGCCTTCCCGCACAACGCGGTGGGCGGCTGAGCGTCGACGAGCCGCCCGGCACGCCGCGTGCCGACGAAAACGACGCGGCAGCGATGAGTCTCGCGGTCTTTCCAGGTCTGTATGCCGAAACCGCTCCGCCGCACCGCCGACGGAGGGCAGCGACCTACCGGACCGGAGAAGGACTATTGCCCCATGAGCAAGATCGTGTTGCATATGGCGATGTCGGTGGACGGGTTCATCACCGGCCCGGACGACGGAACGGATCACGGACTCGGCGTGGGCGGTGAGCGGCTGCACGAATGGCTGAGCGCGGGTGGCGTCGATCCCGGCTCGCACCGACCTGTCGACGAGACCAACGCCATCGTGTTCGACGAGGCGATGGCCACCGGAGCGGTGATCACCGGCCGGCGTACCTTCGACCACGCGGGTGGCTGGGCCGGCGATCACCACGACGGAGTTCCGATCTTCGTGCTGACCCATGCCGCACCCGAGGAGCCCGCACCAGGACACGCGCGCTACGTCACCGACGGCATCGAGTCCTGCGTCGCGCAGGCCAAGGCCGCGGCCGGTGGCCGCGACGTCCTGCTGCACGGCGCCGCGACCGCGCAGGCATGCCTGCGGGCCGGGCTGCTGGACGAGTTGGAGCTGCAACTGGTGCCCGTACTGCTCGGGCAGGGACGCCGGCTTTTCGAGGACCTGCCACCCGACCACGTCGAGCTGGAACTGACGCGTTCCCTGCAAGGGCCCGGCGTGCTGCACCAGCACTACCGCGTCCGGACGGAGGCCTGAGGCGATGGGCACCATCCGGCTGTACATGACCACGTCGTTGGACGGTTACGTCGTCGGGCCGAAGGACAGCATGGACGCGCCGATGGGCATCGGCGGGTTCCGGCTCTTCAACTGGCTCGACCGGCGCGACGATCCCGGGCCGAGCGGTCAGGTGGCGAGCGAGGGAAACGCCACCCGTGCCGTGATCTCCGGACGCCGTACGTACGAGCACGCGCGCCGCTGGCAGGGCGACCACCACGACGGCGTACCCATCTTCGTCCTGACCCACGACGTCCCGTCCGACCCGCCGCCGGGCAGCGTCCGCTACGTCACCGACGTACGCGAGTGCACTACGCAGGCCCGGACGGCAGCCGGGGACGGTGACGTGATGGTGCACGGCGCCGGCGCGGCCCAGGCCCTGCTGCGCGCAGGGGAGCTCGACGAACTGGAGCTGCACGTCGTGCCCGTGCTGCTCGGACAGCGACGACGGCTGTTCGACAACCTTCCGGCAGAGCACGTCGAGCTCACCCTGGACCGCGTACTGAACACACCCGACGAGGAGGACCTCGCCCGCCGCGTCACCCACCTGCGCTACCGCGTCCACCGTCCCTGACGCATCGCGAGCCGAAGCCGATCTCGGCTGCCGGGCGGGTGACCCTACTCCGACGGCAGGGGCGCTTCCCGGTTGGTCATCGCGTCCTGAGCCTCGGGATAGCGGGCGCCGACGATCTGGATCTGGTCGGCCGCCGCACGAAGCTCGGCGAGCTGTGCCGTACTCAACTCGACTGCCGCCGCGCCCATGTTCTCCTCCAGTCGGGACACGCGC
This Actinopolymorpha cephalotaxi DNA region includes the following protein-coding sequences:
- a CDS encoding phytanoyl-CoA dioxygenase family protein; amino-acid sequence: MTTVANADVVSPSGEDLTQQERDYLFDVNGFRVLRGALSGEQLREINAWVDAQDLAALRPGEWIGDVEVHTYGAEDGINFQNIVEGGPAFEELIDHPSWIEEVRRYIISGAHRQMRIDECFLNIRRSGGYIPIHSGGDNVRFSGLFRWHNGNWAVGQINILMALTDIGAGDGATTIVPGSHKAHSVHPHNDWNAGHSADQAIGMQEVHLKAGDALMFTDGICHGSMPRTNPGERRVLIYRYAPHLLAPRMNYLPSEELIARLTPDRRAMVMPTAPRMRPGRTLAAEAFPHNAVGG
- a CDS encoding dihydrofolate reductase family protein — its product is MGTIRLYMTTSLDGYVVGPKDSMDAPMGIGGFRLFNWLDRRDDPGPSGQVASEGNATRAVISGRRTYEHARRWQGDHHDGVPIFVLTHDVPSDPPPGSVRYVTDVRECTTQARTAAGDGDVMVHGAGAAQALLRAGELDELELHVVPVLLGQRRRLFDNLPAEHVELTLDRVLNTPDEEDLARRVTHLRYRVHRP
- a CDS encoding dihydrofolate reductase family protein; protein product: MSKIVLHMAMSVDGFITGPDDGTDHGLGVGGERLHEWLSAGGVDPGSHRPVDETNAIVFDEAMATGAVITGRRTFDHAGGWAGDHHDGVPIFVLTHAAPEEPAPGHARYVTDGIESCVAQAKAAAGGRDVLLHGAATAQACLRAGLLDELELQLVPVLLGQGRRLFEDLPPDHVELELTRSLQGPGVLHQHYRVRTEA
- a CDS encoding GNAT family N-acetyltransferase → MSDFTIKALTPETFDDFAGLVERNKGMFASCWCTHFHPDCAEKGQSAEGNRALKQRLVAEGIAHAALVYDGDRAVAWAEYGSPEELPGIQHRKEYLATAERLPDYRVTCILVERGYRGQGLAAVALRGAVELIAQAGGGMVEGYPHDTGGVRKKNSSFLYNGTRTMYEREGFTYNRPKGLGNCVMVREVAPSTHD